The Bacillus carboniphilus genome has a window encoding:
- a CDS encoding S8 family peptidase, producing the protein MKKLNLVFLSIILLISCFTSSALAVSPELNTSEDLRVLIQPKDSKDKASLKAKYGVRWDFNEKGFTTNVNPKQYEALKKNKNLEISLVDKIYLENVKAEATRSTTPSDQTPWGMEAIYNDSNLQATSGGDNIRVAVLDTGTYTDHVDLVNNVEQCKDFSQNRSPILNGKCDDKNGHGTHVAGTVLADGGSDGQGVYGVAPDAKLWAYKVLGNSGFGYSDDIANAIKHAADEGNRLGVNVVISMSLGSSSKDSLIASAVTYAVDNGALVVAAAGNDGPNPGTIGYPGGLSDAIAVAALENVQANGNYRVADFSSRGVSGGAGDYSISEGDVELSAPGRAIESTWKDGSYNTISGTSMATPHISGLAAKIWAENPSMSNTQLRAELQARAKANDVNGGLHAASGDDIASGFGFPLVQ; encoded by the coding sequence ATGAAAAAGTTAAATCTAGTATTTCTTTCTATCATTCTTCTTATCTCTTGCTTCACATCAAGCGCTTTAGCTGTGTCTCCAGAATTAAATACTTCAGAGGATCTAAGAGTACTTATCCAGCCAAAAGATAGTAAGGACAAAGCAAGCTTAAAAGCTAAATACGGTGTTCGTTGGGATTTTAATGAAAAAGGATTTACAACCAATGTGAACCCGAAGCAATACGAGGCTCTAAAGAAAAATAAAAATCTAGAAATCTCTTTAGTTGATAAAATTTATTTAGAAAATGTAAAGGCAGAAGCAACTCGCTCCACAACTCCATCTGATCAAACACCATGGGGAATGGAAGCCATTTATAATGACTCAAACCTTCAAGCTACAAGTGGTGGAGACAACATCCGTGTAGCTGTGCTAGATACGGGAACTTACACAGATCACGTGGATCTTGTTAATAATGTGGAACAATGTAAAGATTTCAGTCAAAATCGTTCTCCAATTCTCAATGGAAAATGTGATGATAAGAATGGGCACGGTACCCATGTGGCTGGAACAGTATTAGCTGATGGTGGCTCGGATGGTCAAGGTGTATATGGGGTTGCTCCTGATGCTAAACTTTGGGCCTACAAAGTTTTAGGAAATAGTGGATTTGGATACTCCGATGATATTGCAAATGCGATTAAGCATGCTGCAGATGAAGGAAATCGTCTAGGTGTCAATGTGGTTATCTCCATGTCACTAGGATCAAGTTCAAAAGATAGTTTAATTGCTAGTGCTGTAACGTATGCAGTAGACAACGGAGCTCTAGTTGTGGCGGCTGCAGGAAACGACGGTCCTAACCCTGGAACAATCGGTTATCCGGGTGGACTTTCTGATGCTATTGCTGTAGCAGCATTAGAGAATGTGCAAGCAAACGGAAACTACCGTGTAGCAGATTTCTCTTCTAGAGGGGTTTCTGGTGGAGCTGGAGACTATTCTATCAGTGAAGGTGATGTTGAATTATCAGCACCTGGTAGAGCGATCGAATCTACTTGGAAAGATGGAAGCTACAATACTATTAGTGGAACTTCCATGGCGACTCCACACATCTCTGGTCTAGCTGCAAAAATCTGGGCAGAAAACCCAAGCATGTCTAACACTCAATTAAGAGCTGAGCTACAAGCTCGTGCAAAAGCCAATGATGTAAACGGTGGGCTTCATGCTGCATCTGGTGATGACATCGCTTCAGGTTTCGGTTTCCCACTCGTTCAATAA
- the mtnA gene encoding S-methyl-5-thioribose-1-phosphate isomerase, giving the protein MTIQTAIPVSVEWKDDHIRLLNQQALPESTEYIELTTIQDVYDSIVTLKVRGAPAIGITAAFGLALAAQGYETSELAEWRAQLKKDRDYLAESRPTAVNLFWALDRMVQSVECAQTVNEAKTELIHEAIRIQAEDEAICRQIGEHALSLLKNGEAVMTICNAGSIATARYGTALAPFHIGKEKGIDFKVYACETRPVLQGSRLTAWELMQSGVDVTLITDNMAAHTMKTKDIKAVIVGADRIVANGDTANKIGTFGLAVLAKEFNIPFYVAAPLSTFDVTIESGEEIPIEERAPEEVTEIQGVKTAPENVQVFNPAFDVTPNEYITAIITEKGVVQAPFAEGIQMLFSE; this is encoded by the coding sequence ATGACAATTCAAACAGCAATACCGGTTTCAGTTGAATGGAAGGATGATCACATTCGGCTGTTGAATCAGCAGGCATTACCGGAAAGTACCGAATATATAGAGCTTACAACTATTCAAGATGTTTACGATAGTATTGTGACATTAAAGGTTAGAGGAGCTCCTGCCATAGGGATTACAGCTGCATTTGGTTTAGCTTTAGCGGCTCAGGGCTATGAAACCTCTGAACTAGCAGAGTGGAGAGCACAACTGAAGAAGGATCGAGATTATCTAGCAGAATCACGACCAACAGCTGTCAATTTATTCTGGGCTTTAGACCGAATGGTGCAATCTGTAGAATGCGCGCAAACCGTTAATGAAGCCAAAACGGAACTGATTCATGAAGCCATTCGAATCCAGGCAGAAGATGAGGCTATCTGCAGACAAATTGGGGAGCATGCTCTTTCCCTATTGAAAAATGGAGAAGCGGTGATGACCATTTGTAATGCTGGTTCCATTGCGACAGCACGTTATGGAACAGCGTTAGCTCCTTTTCATATCGGAAAAGAGAAGGGAATCGATTTTAAAGTATACGCATGTGAAACACGTCCTGTTTTGCAGGGGTCCCGTTTAACTGCTTGGGAGCTGATGCAATCAGGTGTGGACGTTACTCTCATCACAGACAATATGGCTGCCCATACAATGAAGACGAAGGATATTAAAGCGGTTATTGTTGGGGCTGACCGCATTGTAGCCAATGGGGACACAGCCAATAAAATTGGTACGTTTGGTTTGGCGGTTTTAGCTAAAGAATTCAATATTCCGTTTTATGTGGCTGCGCCGCTTTCTACTTTTGATGTGACGATTGAAAGTGGAGAGGAGATTCCGATAGAGGAACGTGCGCCTGAAGAGGTGACTGAGATCCAAGGCGTGAAGACAGCCCCAGAGAATGTGCAGGTGTTTAACCCAGCGTTTGACGTGACGCCAAATGAATATATAACGGCCATTATTACTGAAAAAGGTGTTGTTCAGGCACCATTTGCGGAAGGGATTCAGATGTTGTTTTCGGAGTAG
- the mtnK gene encoding S-methyl-5-thioribose kinase, which translates to MAIPAQVEQTYQPLTESAAIELAYQLNLFKNDTVLESREIGDGNLNLVFHIVEKGKEKGVIIKQALPYAKVVGESWPLSLNRAVIEANALKLHGKYAPGLVPEVYYTDDTLAVTVMEDLSHLTIARTGLIQGENYPLLSEHVGQYLARTLFYTSDYALDPGEKKELAKKFVNPDLCKITEDLVLTDPFFNHDTNDFEDGLQEEVHKLWGDFLLKLEVAKLKKTFLTEGEALIHGDLHTGSIFASETETKVIDPEFAFYGPIGFDVGQVFANLLFQVITRPDENRAPIINHIETVWAVFREEFSRCWEQDGQDVFTKTEGYLDYVLEKIWKDSVGYAGCELIRRTIGLSHVKDLDGIEDEKSRLTAKKNTIRLGRSLILNREKISSIQAFKQEIAWFSQA; encoded by the coding sequence ATGGCGATACCAGCTCAAGTTGAACAGACTTATCAACCATTAACAGAATCAGCAGCAATCGAGCTTGCTTATCAATTAAATTTATTTAAAAATGACACTGTTCTGGAGAGTCGTGAAATCGGAGATGGGAATTTAAACCTAGTTTTTCATATTGTGGAGAAGGGAAAAGAGAAGGGGGTCATTATCAAGCAGGCCCTTCCTTATGCGAAAGTAGTGGGAGAAAGCTGGCCATTGTCTTTGAACCGTGCAGTCATTGAAGCGAATGCATTAAAGCTTCATGGAAAATATGCACCTGGACTTGTTCCTGAGGTGTATTACACGGATGATACGCTTGCGGTTACGGTAATGGAGGATTTATCACATCTAACGATTGCGAGAACAGGATTGATTCAAGGTGAAAACTATCCTTTACTTTCTGAGCATGTAGGACAATACCTTGCGAGAACCTTATTTTATACATCAGATTATGCATTAGACCCAGGTGAGAAAAAGGAATTGGCCAAAAAATTTGTGAATCCAGACCTATGTAAAATTACAGAGGATTTAGTACTCACCGACCCATTCTTTAACCACGATACGAATGATTTTGAAGATGGGTTACAAGAAGAAGTTCACAAATTGTGGGGAGACTTTTTATTAAAACTTGAAGTTGCGAAATTAAAGAAGACATTCCTCACAGAAGGGGAAGCGTTGATTCACGGTGATTTACATACCGGCAGTATTTTTGCGAGTGAAACGGAAACAAAAGTGATTGATCCTGAGTTTGCCTTCTATGGACCCATTGGATTTGATGTGGGGCAAGTATTTGCAAACTTACTATTTCAGGTGATTACGAGACCAGATGAAAATAGAGCTCCTATTATCAACCATATTGAAACTGTATGGGCCGTATTTAGAGAAGAATTCTCTCGTTGCTGGGAGCAAGACGGTCAGGATGTTTTCACAAAAACAGAAGGCTATTTAGACTATGTACTCGAAAAAATTTGGAAAGACTCAGTAGGCTATGCAGGCTGTGAGTTGATTAGAAGAACCATTGGTCTATCTCATGTTAAGGACCTAGATGGAATCGAGGATGAAAAGAGCCGATTAACAGCGAAGAAAAACACGATTAGACTAGGCCGCTCTCTTATTTTAAACAGAGAAAAAATTTCTTCAATTCAAGCGTTCAAGCAGGAAATCGCCTGGTTTAGTCAAGCATAA
- a CDS encoding carbon-nitrogen family hydrolase, whose product MKIGCIQMDIAFGNPEENFSEVEKWVRKGAESGHDLLVLPELWTTGYDLTRLDEIADKEAKTSIDFLKKLAAKWKVHLVAGSVANETEGGVENTLLVINNQGEHIKSYSKLHLFKLMDEHLHLKAGVEDGHFELEGLPSAGFICYDIRFPEWLRKHVVEGAQVLYVVAEWPLPRIEHWKNLLVTRAIENQAFVIACNRVGEDPANTFGGHSLIINPWGEILAEGGTEEGIVSADVDFSTINDIRKRIPIFDDRRPDLY is encoded by the coding sequence ATGAAAATTGGTTGTATTCAAATGGATATTGCTTTTGGAAACCCTGAAGAAAATTTCTCAGAAGTCGAGAAATGGGTTCGAAAGGGAGCAGAAAGTGGCCACGACCTCCTTGTTTTACCAGAGCTATGGACCACTGGTTATGACTTGACCAGATTAGATGAAATTGCAGATAAAGAGGCCAAAACTTCAATAGACTTTTTGAAAAAATTAGCGGCAAAATGGAAGGTCCACTTAGTTGCAGGGTCTGTTGCCAATGAAACTGAGGGCGGTGTGGAGAATACACTCCTTGTCATAAATAATCAAGGTGAACACATAAAGTCATATAGTAAGCTTCATCTTTTCAAACTGATGGATGAGCACCTTCACTTGAAGGCTGGAGTGGAGGACGGTCATTTTGAGCTAGAGGGCTTACCAAGTGCTGGCTTCATCTGTTATGATATCCGTTTTCCTGAATGGCTCCGAAAGCACGTGGTGGAAGGTGCACAAGTATTGTACGTTGTGGCAGAGTGGCCATTACCTCGCATTGAGCACTGGAAAAATCTATTAGTTACGCGTGCCATCGAGAACCAAGCATTCGTCATCGCATGTAACCGGGTAGGCGAGGATCCGGCCAATACATTTGGTGGTCACTCGCTTATTATCAATCCATGGGGCGAAATTTTGGCTGAAGGTGGAACAGAAGAAGGAATTGTTTCAGCGGATGTAGATTTTTCAACAATCAACGATATCCGTAAGCGAATCCCGATCTTTGATGATCGTAGACCGGATTTGTACTAA
- a CDS encoding pyridoxal phosphate-dependent aminotransferase, with the protein MVHYPSSDLLKELPKQFFASLVQKVGKLTAEGHDIINLGQGNPDLPTPPHIVKALQEAAVNPLHHKYSPFRGHMFLKEAVATFYEREYGVKLDPATEVAVLFGGKAGLVVLPSCLCNPGDTVLVPDPGYPDYWSGITLSRTEMHTMPLLEENQFLPVYEDIPSTVSEKAKLMFLNYPNNPTGAVATPEFFEKTVSWAGENEVCVVHDFAYGAIGFDGVKPPSFLQTEGAKDIGVEIYTLSKTFNMAGWRVGFAVGNKSVIEALELYQDHMYVSLFGAVQEAAATALLESQDCVHELRATYESRRNVFISSLHDIGWEVQSPPGSFFAWLKVPEGLTSQEFSDILMEKAHVVVAPGVGFGTHGEGYVRAGLLTSEERLREAAERIKRTSLF; encoded by the coding sequence TTGGTACATTACCCTTCTTCGGATTTATTAAAAGAATTACCCAAGCAGTTCTTTGCTTCACTCGTTCAAAAAGTAGGGAAGCTAACTGCTGAAGGACACGATATTATCAATTTAGGACAAGGAAACCCGGACCTTCCGACTCCACCCCATATCGTAAAGGCCCTTCAAGAAGCTGCTGTGAACCCTTTACATCATAAGTATTCTCCATTTCGTGGGCACATGTTTTTAAAAGAGGCAGTTGCCACTTTCTATGAACGTGAATACGGGGTCAAACTAGATCCAGCGACAGAAGTAGCTGTTTTGTTTGGTGGAAAAGCTGGGCTTGTGGTGCTACCTTCTTGCTTGTGCAATCCAGGTGATACCGTTCTCGTACCTGATCCTGGATATCCGGATTATTGGTCAGGCATCACGTTGTCTCGGACAGAAATGCATACCATGCCTCTTCTTGAAGAAAATCAGTTTCTACCTGTTTATGAAGATATCCCGTCTACTGTTAGTGAGAAGGCAAAACTCATGTTTTTGAACTATCCTAACAATCCGACTGGTGCAGTGGCTACACCCGAGTTCTTTGAAAAAACAGTGAGTTGGGCTGGAGAAAATGAAGTTTGCGTTGTCCATGATTTTGCGTATGGCGCTATCGGTTTCGATGGTGTAAAACCACCTAGCTTTTTACAAACAGAAGGCGCAAAAGATATTGGTGTTGAGATTTATACTTTGTCTAAAACGTTTAATATGGCTGGCTGGCGCGTTGGCTTTGCGGTTGGGAATAAGAGTGTGATTGAAGCATTGGAGCTCTATCAGGATCACATGTATGTCAGCTTATTCGGAGCTGTTCAAGAGGCTGCAGCTACTGCTTTGCTTGAGTCCCAGGACTGTGTCCATGAGCTCCGTGCAACCTATGAATCTAGAAGAAACGTTTTTATTTCTTCTCTCCATGACATTGGTTGGGAGGTTCAATCTCCGCCAGGGTCCTTCTTTGCTTGGTTGAAGGTTCCTGAAGGACTAACGTCACAAGAGTTCTCAGATATCTTGATGGAAAAAGCGCATGTTGTGGTTGCACCGGGTGTTGGATTCGGTACACATGGTGAAGGATATGTTCGCGCTGGTTTATTGACCTCTGAAGAAAGATTGAGGGAAGCTGCGGAACGGATTAAGCGGACGTCTTTGTTTTAA
- a CDS encoding 2,3-diketo-5-methylthiopentyl-1-phosphate enolase has protein sequence MSEVIATYLIQDTKHNLEKKAESISIGLTVGSWTDLPSIEQQQLSKHKGRVLSVEVLEQTNSATHGVIKIAYPTLNFSEDLPAVLTTVFGKLSLDGEVKLIDLEFPSSWSHVFTGPRYGIEGIREFVDVYDRPLIMSIFKAAIGRDLENLGVQLRNQALGGVDFIKDDEILFENPLTPFEKRITAGKEILDQVFSETGKRTRYAVNLTGRTSSLKDKARKARELGADALLFNVFAYGLDVLAELREDDEIGLPIMAHPAVSGALTSSKDYGFSHELLLGKLVRLSGADFSLFPSPYGSVALEKSAALGIGQALTEESAWKQAFPVPSAGIHPGLVPLILRDYGVNCVINAGGGVHGHPDGAAGGGKAFTQAVDAVLAGITLQEKAETSAELKKAIELWGAAEVTTS, from the coding sequence ATGAGTGAAGTAATCGCCACTTATTTGATACAAGATACGAAACACAACTTAGAAAAAAAGGCAGAGTCCATTTCCATTGGGTTAACAGTGGGGTCTTGGACGGATTTACCTTCAATCGAGCAACAGCAATTATCCAAACATAAAGGACGCGTTCTGAGCGTCGAGGTACTGGAGCAAACTAACTCCGCCACACATGGTGTCATTAAAATAGCCTACCCAACCTTAAACTTTTCTGAAGATTTACCAGCGGTTTTAACCACTGTTTTTGGAAAATTATCACTAGATGGGGAAGTAAAGCTAATAGATTTAGAGTTTCCGTCCAGCTGGAGCCATGTTTTTACAGGGCCTCGATATGGGATTGAAGGAATTCGTGAGTTCGTTGACGTTTATGACCGTCCATTGATTATGAGTATTTTTAAAGCGGCGATCGGAAGAGACTTAGAGAACCTTGGCGTTCAATTAAGAAACCAAGCCTTAGGCGGAGTAGATTTTATTAAAGATGATGAGATCCTTTTCGAAAACCCGCTAACGCCCTTTGAAAAAAGAATCACAGCCGGTAAAGAAATCCTGGACCAAGTGTTTTCAGAGACTGGGAAAAGAACTCGATATGCGGTGAACTTAACAGGTCGTACATCTTCTTTAAAAGACAAAGCTCGAAAAGCAAGAGAGCTCGGTGCAGACGCCCTCCTTTTCAACGTTTTTGCCTACGGTTTAGATGTTTTAGCTGAGTTACGGGAAGATGATGAGATCGGACTTCCTATTATGGCACACCCTGCTGTAAGTGGAGCCCTTACATCTTCTAAAGATTACGGGTTCTCTCATGAGCTTTTACTTGGAAAGCTTGTCAGATTGAGTGGGGCAGACTTCTCCTTGTTCCCTTCCCCATACGGAAGTGTAGCTCTTGAAAAATCAGCAGCACTCGGAATTGGGCAGGCATTAACGGAAGAAAGTGCATGGAAACAAGCATTTCCGGTTCCATCTGCTGGCATCCATCCTGGTCTCGTCCCTCTTATTCTACGAGACTATGGTGTGAACTGCGTAATCAATGCAGGGGGCGGTGTCCACGGTCATCCTGATGGGGCAGCAGGTGGAGGAAAAGCCTTCACTCAAGCAGTCGATGCCGTTCTGGCTGGAATCACCCTACAGGAAAAAGCAGAAACGAGTGCTGAATTGAAAAAAGCAATCGAACTATGGGGAGCTGCGGAGGTTACGACATCATGA
- a CDS encoding 2-hydroxy-3-keto-5-methylthiopentenyl-1-phosphate phosphatase, with the protein MSKPIIFCDFDGTITNTDNIIAIMKRFAPPEWNAIKDDVLSQTISVKEGVGKMFSLLPTSAKEEIIDFILGHAKIRDGFKEFVSFTREHDIPLFIVSGGIDFFVYPLLQEFGPFSGIYCNESNFDGETIEILWPHTCDDQCSNHCGCCKPSILRKLASTNQRTIVIGDSITDLQIAKQADHVFARDFLLEKCKELKLPHTPFESFFECITQLEKELEVQV; encoded by the coding sequence ATGAGTAAACCCATTATTTTTTGTGACTTTGACGGGACCATCACAAATACCGATAACATTATCGCCATTATGAAACGGTTTGCTCCACCTGAGTGGAATGCCATTAAAGACGATGTTCTATCCCAGACCATTTCAGTAAAAGAGGGTGTGGGGAAGATGTTCTCCCTTCTTCCAACTAGCGCGAAAGAAGAAATCATTGATTTTATCTTGGGGCACGCGAAAATCCGAGATGGGTTTAAGGAGTTTGTTTCTTTTACTCGCGAGCATGATATTCCTCTTTTTATCGTGAGTGGTGGGATTGACTTCTTTGTCTATCCTCTTTTACAAGAGTTTGGTCCATTCAGCGGCATTTACTGTAATGAATCGAACTTTGATGGTGAGACGATTGAAATATTATGGCCACATACCTGTGATGATCAGTGTTCAAACCATTGTGGTTGCTGTAAGCCGAGCATTTTAAGAAAGCTGGCTTCCACGAACCAACGAACTATCGTAATCGGGGATTCCATTACAGACCTACAAATTGCTAAGCAAGCTGACCACGTGTTCGCGAGAGACTTTTTATTAGAAAAATGCAAGGAGTTAAAGCTTCCTCACACTCCATTTGAAAGCTTCTTTGAGTGCATTACACAGTTAGAAAAAGAGTTGGAGGTGCAGGTATGA
- a CDS encoding methylthioribulose 1-phosphate dehydratase, whose product MSQYSEKWVELAEIKQELAERDWFMGTSGNLAIKVSGIPVQFLVTASGKDKRKTTNADFLLVDGEGFPAEPTNEKPSAETLLHCEIYRKTNAGCSLHVHTVANNVISELYGDEGSIAFKGQELIKAFDLWDEDAELTIPIIPNYADIPQLAEAFSDYVSGDSGAVLIRNHGITVWGRTGFEAKKLLEASEFLFQYQLQLLQLKKTLQTN is encoded by the coding sequence ATGAGTCAATACAGTGAAAAATGGGTTGAACTAGCGGAAATCAAACAAGAACTTGCTGAACGGGATTGGTTCATGGGGACCAGTGGGAATTTGGCCATCAAGGTTTCCGGGATACCTGTTCAATTTCTAGTAACTGCCAGTGGTAAGGATAAACGAAAAACGACAAACGCTGATTTTTTACTCGTAGACGGTGAAGGCTTTCCGGCTGAACCGACCAATGAAAAGCCTTCAGCTGAAACACTGTTGCATTGTGAAATTTATCGAAAAACAAATGCCGGCTGTTCCCTCCACGTTCATACAGTGGCGAACAATGTCATTTCAGAATTGTACGGGGACGAAGGTTCCATAGCATTTAAAGGGCAAGAGCTGATTAAAGCCTTTGACCTTTGGGATGAAGATGCGGAGCTTACAATTCCCATCATTCCAAACTACGCTGACATTCCGCAGCTAGCCGAGGCATTTTCTGATTATGTCTCTGGTGACTCTGGGGCTGTGTTAATCCGAAATCACGGAATCACCGTTTGGGGCCGCACTGGATTCGAAGCGAAGAAATTATTAGAGGCAAGTGAGTTTTTATTTCAATATCAATTGCAGCTACTGCAGCTGAAAAAAACTTTACAAACCAATTAG
- a CDS encoding 1,2-dihydroxy-3-keto-5-methylthiopentene dioxygenase — protein sequence MTTIKIQGTNEVIENQEEVVAFLDQQGVIYEQWDINQLPEGLREKYALSDEEKQQILDAFASEIADISERRGYQAQDVISLSDTTPNLDQLLQNFKQEHHHTDDEVRFIVSGHGVFIIQGADGRFFEVYLNPGDLISVPPNVRHYFTLQEDRKVVAVRIFVTPEGWVPIYEKEEVTN from the coding sequence ATGACAACGATTAAAATCCAAGGAACCAATGAAGTCATTGAAAATCAAGAAGAAGTTGTAGCTTTTCTAGACCAACAAGGTGTTATTTATGAGCAATGGGATATCAACCAGCTTCCTGAAGGATTACGTGAGAAGTATGCATTAAGTGATGAAGAAAAGCAACAAATTTTAGATGCATTTGCTAGTGAAATTGCTGACATCTCAGAGCGTCGTGGTTACCAAGCACAAGACGTAATCTCTCTATCTGATACGACACCAAACTTAGATCAACTTCTTCAAAACTTTAAACAAGAGCATCACCACACAGATGATGAGGTTCGTTTCATTGTAAGTGGTCATGGGGTGTTCATTATTCAAGGGGCAGATGGTCGTTTCTTTGAAGTTTACCTAAACCCTGGGGATTTAATCTCTGTTCCACCAAACGTGCGTCACTACTTCACTTTACAAGAAGATCGTAAAGTTGTGGCTGTTCGTATTTTCGTGACACCTGAAGGTTGGGTGCCTATTTATGAGAAGGAAGAAGTAACGAACTAA
- the proC gene encoding pyrroline-5-carboxylate reductase, which translates to MEGKIGFIGCGRMARAIIEGMLSSEIVKPQQIMASAATDDTLDQVAEKYGIKVTSDNKEVAERAKYLFLAVKPNLHQKVIEEIKLTVSEETIVITMAAGVTLDFLRESFGENVKGIRTMPNTPSLVREGMTVLSVNDNVTKDELEDTLVLLETFGKVEVVAERLMDAIPAISGSSPAYVYMMIEAMADGGVSQGIPRDQAYKLAAQAVLGAAKMVLETGIHPGELKDQVCTPGGATIEAVATLEKAGFRSAIIAAMDSCTEKSKDMKG; encoded by the coding sequence TTGGAAGGCAAAATTGGATTTATCGGATGTGGCAGAATGGCTCGAGCCATTATTGAGGGCATGCTTAGCTCAGAAATCGTCAAGCCACAGCAAATTATGGCGAGTGCAGCAACGGATGATACATTAGATCAAGTTGCTGAAAAATATGGAATTAAGGTGACTAGTGACAATAAGGAAGTAGCGGAAAGAGCGAAATACCTTTTCCTGGCAGTTAAACCGAATCTTCATCAAAAGGTGATTGAGGAAATAAAATTAACGGTTAGTGAGGAAACCATTGTCATCACAATGGCGGCAGGAGTTACATTAGACTTCTTACGTGAATCGTTCGGAGAAAATGTAAAAGGGATTCGCACAATGCCGAATACACCGTCTCTTGTTAGAGAGGGAATGACGGTCTTAAGTGTCAATGATAATGTAACAAAGGATGAGCTTGAGGATACTTTGGTGCTACTTGAAACCTTCGGGAAAGTTGAGGTTGTCGCGGAAAGGTTGATGGATGCAATCCCAGCGATCAGCGGTTCTTCTCCAGCTTACGTCTATATGATGATTGAAGCGATGGCAGATGGTGGAGTCAGCCAAGGAATCCCACGGGATCAGGCCTATAAATTAGCAGCTCAAGCTGTACTTGGGGCTGCTAAAATGGTGTTAGAAACTGGTATTCATCCAGGTGAATTAAAAGATCAGGTATGTACACCGGGCGGCGCAACGATTGAAGCTGTTGCTACTTTAGAAAAAGCAGGTTTTCGTTCGGCGATTATTGCGGCGATGGACAGCTGTACGGAGAAGTCGAAGGATATGAAGGGATAA
- a CDS encoding DNA alkylation repair protein: protein MNFETVMQELEALGKERSKKMYISNGAHEPLFGVATGAMKPIAKKIKIDQPLAEELYATGNYDAMYFAGIIADPKAMTESDYDRWMDDAYFYMLSDYVVAVTLSESDIAQDVADKWIASGEELRMSAGWSCYCWLLGNRKDFEFSESKISGMLELLKKTIHDAPERTKSSMNNFLYTVGVSYLPLHDEAIETAKEVGIVEVKRENKKSSFLNAYESILKEVDKGRIGFKRKYVRC, encoded by the coding sequence ATGAATTTCGAAACGGTTATGCAAGAGCTTGAAGCACTCGGTAAGGAACGATCGAAAAAAATGTACATCTCCAATGGTGCACACGAGCCCCTTTTTGGCGTTGCAACTGGAGCTATGAAACCTATCGCAAAGAAGATAAAAATAGATCAGCCTTTAGCGGAAGAGCTATATGCCACAGGGAACTATGACGCCATGTATTTTGCGGGTATTATTGCAGACCCAAAAGCTATGACGGAGTCGGATTATGATCGTTGGATGGATGACGCGTATTTTTATATGCTTTCTGATTATGTTGTGGCTGTCACTTTATCGGAATCAGATATTGCACAAGACGTTGCGGATAAATGGATCGCAAGTGGTGAAGAGCTGAGAATGTCAGCGGGCTGGAGCTGCTACTGTTGGCTTTTAGGAAATCGTAAAGACTTTGAATTCTCCGAAAGCAAAATTTCAGGGATGCTTGAATTGCTGAAAAAAACAATTCACGATGCACCAGAACGAACAAAATCAAGTATGAATAATTTTCTATATACCGTTGGGGTTTCCTATTTGCCACTCCATGATGAGGCAATTGAGACGGCAAAAGAAGTAGGGATCGTAGAAGTCAAACGGGAAAATAAAAAGAGTAGTTTCCTGAATGCATACGAAAGTATCTTAAAAGAAGTGGATAAAGGGAGAATTGGCTTCAAGCGGAAATATGTTAGATGTTAA